The following proteins are encoded in a genomic region of Dokdonia donghaensis DSW-1:
- the murD gene encoding UDP-N-acetylmuramoyl-L-alanine--D-glutamate ligase, producing the protein MKKRLVILGAGESGVGTAILGKAKGYDVFLSDFGKVKNHYKEILTAEEFTWEEEGHTEALILNADVVMKSPGIPDKAPIVQRLLEKGVPVISEIEFASQYTDATIVGITGSNGKTTTTMLTGFILEQAGINLGVAGNIGDSYAKMVAQKEIDTYVLEISSFQLDGIADFVPHIAVVLNVTPDHLDRYDYKFENYIASKFRIAMNQKETDYLIYDADDPVSVDWLNKHPVRSKLLPFSLTQEFENGAFIKDNNLVVQIDNNTFTMTTNNLALKGQHNKKNAMAASTVANLLNIRKATIRESLEGFQGVEHRLEQVLKINNVQYINDSKATNVNATFYALDSMNDPTVWIVGGVDKGNDYRDLYPLINEKVKAIICLGVDNQKLMSHFENMVDIIVETPSMTEAVKIAYKVAERGDNVLLSPACASFDLFENYEDRGRQFKAAVRNL; encoded by the coding sequence ATGAAGAAACGATTAGTCATATTAGGAGCCGGAGAGTCTGGCGTAGGTACTGCTATTTTAGGCAAGGCCAAAGGATATGACGTGTTCTTATCTGATTTTGGAAAGGTAAAGAATCATTACAAAGAGATACTCACTGCCGAAGAGTTTACTTGGGAAGAAGAAGGGCATACAGAAGCACTTATTCTCAATGCAGATGTAGTGATGAAGAGTCCTGGAATACCAGATAAAGCACCTATTGTGCAGAGGTTACTAGAAAAAGGAGTGCCTGTAATCTCTGAGATCGAATTTGCTTCTCAATATACAGATGCCACAATTGTGGGGATTACCGGAAGTAACGGGAAAACCACAACCACGATGCTTACTGGATTTATTCTAGAGCAAGCAGGTATTAATCTAGGTGTTGCGGGAAACATAGGAGACAGCTATGCAAAGATGGTGGCACAAAAGGAGATTGATACCTATGTGCTTGAAATAAGCAGTTTCCAGTTAGACGGAATCGCAGATTTTGTACCTCATATCGCGGTGGTGCTCAATGTGACACCAGATCACTTAGATAGATACGATTATAAGTTTGAAAATTACATCGCATCAAAATTTAGAATAGCGATGAACCAAAAAGAAACAGATTATCTCATCTATGATGCAGATGATCCCGTGAGTGTAGACTGGCTTAACAAACACCCAGTGCGCTCAAAATTATTGCCCTTTTCACTCACACAAGAATTTGAAAATGGCGCTTTTATAAAAGACAATAACCTAGTAGTACAAATAGATAATAACACCTTTACAATGACCACAAACAATCTCGCTCTTAAGGGGCAACACAACAAGAAAAACGCAATGGCTGCCTCTACGGTAGCAAATTTATTAAACATCCGTAAGGCAACGATACGTGAGAGTTTAGAAGGTTTTCAAGGAGTAGAGCATAGGTTAGAGCAGGTGCTTAAGATTAACAACGTGCAGTACATAAATGACAGTAAGGCGACTAATGTAAACGCTACATTTTATGCACTAGATAGTATGAACGACCCTACGGTATGGATCGTAGGTGGAGTAGATAAGGGTAATGATTATCGTGACTTATATCCCCTTATTAATGAGAAGGTAAAAGCAATTATCTGTCTAGGTGTTGATAATCAAAAGCTTATGAGTCATTTTGAAAATATGGTGGATATTATTGTGGAAACACCATCTATGACAGAGGCTGTTAAGATTGCTTATAAGGTGGCAGAGCGTGGTGATAATGTATTGCTTTCTCCAGCGTGTGCAAGCTTTGATTTATTTGAAAACTATGAGGATAGAGGCCGCCAGTTTAAGGCTGCCGTACGTAACCTTTAA
- a CDS encoding FtsL-like putative cell division protein — protein sequence MGKVNNILKGKFLVDEDAFKNWRMIIFLSALALIMIASSHRADEKVHEIADLKDEVAELRSESVDSRVNLWKLKTSSSVAKALEARGVKPSNIPPKKIKVKTAERD from the coding sequence ATGGGTAAAGTAAATAACATACTCAAGGGTAAGTTTCTAGTAGACGAAGATGCTTTTAAAAACTGGAGAATGATCATTTTTCTCTCGGCACTGGCGCTCATTATGATTGCTAGTTCGCATAGGGCAGATGAGAAGGTTCACGAGATAGCAGATCTTAAAGATGAAGTTGCAGAGTTGCGTAGTGAGTCTGTAGACTCTAGAGTAAATCTTTGGAAATTAAAAACAAGTAGTAGTGTCGCAAAGGCGCTTGAGGCAAGAGGAGTCAAGCCTTCAAATATTCCTCCAAAAAAAATTAAAGTAAAAACAGCAGAAAGAGATTAA
- the murG gene encoding undecaprenyldiphospho-muramoylpentapeptide beta-N-acetylglucosaminyltransferase has translation MKPYKVIVSGGGTGGHIYPAIAIANEIKRRNPDAQFLFVGASDRMEMDKVPQAGFDIEGLWIAGIQRKLTVDNLMFPFKLISSLWKSRKIIKKFQPDVVIGTGGFASGPLLKMATVAGIPALIQEQNSYAGITNKLLGKHVNKVCVAYNEMHRFFPKEKIVKTGNPVRSDLLDISGKSEQARAKYELDASKKVVLVIGGSLGAKAVNELMYEKLPFLREQGTQVLWQTGKLYYDTYKHLDSEDVKVMAYIDQMDMAYAAADIIVSRAGASSVSELCIVGKATIFIPSPNVAEDHQTKNAKAIEKEGGAILIAQKDLDKKFELMFKALIDDEPSRLALGNKINTLALPNATSDIVDEVENLLKDKK, from the coding sequence GTGAAGCCTTATAAAGTCATAGTATCTGGAGGAGGAACAGGTGGTCACATCTATCCTGCTATAGCCATCGCAAACGAGATAAAGCGCCGTAATCCTGACGCACAATTTCTCTTTGTAGGTGCGAGCGACCGTATGGAGATGGATAAGGTGCCACAAGCAGGTTTTGATATTGAAGGATTATGGATAGCAGGTATACAGCGCAAGCTCACGGTAGATAATCTTATGTTTCCATTTAAGCTCATAAGTAGTTTGTGGAAATCTCGTAAGATTATAAAAAAGTTTCAACCAGATGTGGTCATAGGTACGGGTGGTTTTGCTAGTGGTCCTTTGCTTAAAATGGCAACCGTAGCTGGCATACCAGCATTAATACAAGAGCAAAACAGCTATGCTGGTATCACAAATAAACTATTAGGAAAACACGTAAATAAAGTATGTGTAGCATATAATGAGATGCATCGATTTTTTCCTAAAGAAAAGATTGTGAAAACTGGGAATCCAGTGCGCTCAGATTTACTTGATATATCAGGTAAAAGCGAGCAAGCAAGGGCAAAATATGAACTAGATGCGAGTAAAAAAGTGGTGCTTGTGATAGGAGGAAGTCTTGGTGCAAAAGCTGTTAATGAGCTTATGTATGAGAAGCTACCTTTCCTTAGAGAACAAGGGACGCAGGTTTTATGGCAAACAGGTAAATTATATTATGATACCTACAAGCATCTAGATAGTGAAGATGTTAAAGTGATGGCATACATAGACCAGATGGATATGGCTTATGCTGCTGCAGATATTATTGTATCCCGCGCAGGAGCCAGCTCTGTATCTGAGTTATGTATCGTGGGGAAGGCAACTATTTTTATACCGTCGCCTAACGTAGCAGAAGATCATCAAACCAAAAACGCAAAGGCTATAGAAAAAGAAGGTGGTGCTATACTCATTGCTCAAAAAGACCTTGACAAGAAGTTTGAATTGATGTTTAAGGCCTTAATAGATGATGAGCCATCTAGACTTGCTTTAGGCAATAAAATAAATACGCTCGCTTTACCTAATGCGACTAGTGATATAGTAGATGAGGTAGAAAACTTATTAAAAGATAAAAAGTAG
- a CDS encoding UDP-N-acetylmuramoyl-L-alanyl-D-glutamate--2,6-diaminopimelate ligase: MILLKDILYRVTLESVVGNTAIAITDVHFDSRKASLNDVFVAIRGTQSDGHDYIEKAVAQGALAIICEEMPEQIVNGITYVKVADTSSALATIASNYYGNPSANLKLIGITGTNGKTTIASLLYQLFKKAGYKTGLLSTVKIMVDATEHKATHTTPDSLTINKYLAEMSAAGVEYCFMEVSSHGIHQKRTEGLHFEGGIFTNLSHDHLDYHETFAEYRDVKKKFFDELPKTAFALVNNDDKNGPVMVQNTKSKKVTYALKSYADYRAQILENQLSGLLLKVQDQEVWVKLIGSFNAYNLLAIFATAELLGLDQMEALQLLSELESVSGRFQYFISEGNVTAIVDYAHTPDALKNVLETINDIRTKNEELITVVGAGGDRDATKRPKMGNIASALSTKAIITSDNPRSENPEAIIEQIEAGVEPIHYKRILSITDRKQAIKTACQLANAGDIILIAGKGHETYQEINGERFDFDDYKIVQETLKQLNK; the protein is encoded by the coding sequence GTGATTTTACTTAAAGACATATTATATAGAGTAACCCTAGAGTCTGTTGTTGGTAATACGGCTATTGCTATTACAGATGTGCATTTTGACTCGCGTAAGGCGTCTCTTAATGATGTATTTGTGGCGATACGTGGTACCCAGAGTGACGGTCACGATTATATAGAAAAAGCGGTAGCACAAGGAGCACTAGCGATTATTTGTGAGGAGATGCCGGAGCAAATTGTAAATGGTATCACTTACGTGAAAGTAGCAGACACCTCTAGTGCGCTCGCTACAATAGCAAGTAATTACTACGGAAACCCATCTGCAAATCTGAAGCTTATAGGGATTACTGGTACTAATGGTAAGACTACTATCGCCAGTCTGTTATATCAACTTTTTAAGAAGGCTGGATATAAAACTGGGTTATTATCTACTGTGAAGATTATGGTAGATGCAACAGAGCATAAGGCAACGCATACTACACCAGATAGTCTTACTATTAATAAGTATCTCGCAGAGATGAGTGCTGCTGGGGTTGAGTATTGTTTTATGGAGGTGAGCTCTCACGGTATTCACCAAAAGCGCACAGAAGGTTTACATTTTGAGGGAGGGATTTTTACAAATTTATCTCACGACCATCTAGACTACCACGAGACATTTGCAGAGTACAGAGATGTTAAGAAAAAGTTCTTTGACGAGTTGCCTAAAACGGCTTTTGCGCTAGTAAATAACGATGATAAAAATGGACCTGTTATGGTTCAGAACACAAAATCAAAAAAAGTTACGTATGCGCTAAAATCTTATGCAGATTACAGAGCGCAAATTTTAGAAAACCAGCTATCTGGGTTATTGCTCAAGGTGCAAGATCAAGAAGTTTGGGTGAAGCTTATTGGTTCTTTTAATGCATATAACCTCTTAGCCATTTTTGCAACAGCAGAACTTTTGGGGCTAGATCAAATGGAAGCATTGCAGCTTTTAAGTGAGTTAGAGAGTGTGTCAGGACGTTTTCAATATTTCATTTCTGAAGGTAATGTCACTGCCATAGTAGATTATGCACATACACCAGATGCACTTAAAAATGTGCTAGAAACCATAAATGATATTCGTACTAAAAATGAAGAGCTTATTACGGTTGTAGGTGCTGGTGGTGATCGTGATGCTACAAAGCGACCTAAAATGGGAAACATCGCTAGCGCACTTAGTACAAAGGCTATTATCACAAGTGATAACCCAAGGTCAGAAAATCCAGAGGCTATTATTGAGCAAATAGAAGCAGGGGTAGAGCCTATACATTATAAAAGAATTCTGTCTATTACTGATAGAAAACAAGCTATCAAAACTGCTTGCCAACTGGCAAATGCGGGAGACATAATATTAATAGCAGGTAAAGGTCACGAGACTTATCAAGAGATAAATGGAGAGCGTTTTGATTTTGATGATTATAAAATAGTACAAGAAACTCTTAAACAACTTAACAAGTAA
- a CDS encoding penicillin-binding protein — MATSEKNILNRLYFVAGCMFLLALIIAYKLVAIQVFQGAEYRELAVTSTEKMVTIPATRGNLYAEDGSLLATSQIKYDIRWDAIAPSKDNFNENIVALSKGLSEVLGKPQSYYENRLRKARSTKNRYLFIARKLGYADYVKIKSLPLFNKGQFRGGIIVEEHTEREHPLEKMAERTVGYERQDDSGYYTRVGLEGAYGYYLRGKEGRRLKQKIAKGEWKPLGIGNVVEPRDGYDVISTIDVNIQDVAHNALLTSLEKYQADHGCVVVMETKTGEIKAISNLGRTKEGKYYERLNYAVGEAHEPGSTFKLMSMVAALEDKVIDSSTVFDTENGRVKFYDRTAIDSKRGGYGKITAAKAFELSSNTAFAKMINDNYASDPEKFVKRLFNMGLNDQLGLEIKGEGKPNFPYPGDKNWYGTTLPWMAFGYGVELTPLQTLTFYNAIANDGEMVKPRFIKEVKEWDQTIETFDKEVINSRIASQETINVVKEMMKKTVERGTARNIYSKEFSMAGKTGTCQTEYWIEAGRYISSFAGYFPADEPKYSCIVVVNKPKKSIGFYGNVVAAPVFKEIAQKIYSDTPVVDEIALPADNASSITNDFQKYYANVNKSHKTIPNVKGMPGMDAVALLENLGLKVNFRGSGKVKSQSIKAGDKIEKNKTITLQLS, encoded by the coding sequence GTGGCTACATCAGAAAAAAACATATTAAACCGCCTTTATTTCGTCGCTGGATGTATGTTTCTTCTAGCGCTTATTATCGCATATAAACTTGTGGCAATACAGGTTTTTCAAGGTGCCGAGTATCGCGAGCTTGCTGTTACTAGTACCGAGAAGATGGTTACCATACCAGCTACGCGTGGTAATCTTTATGCAGAGGATGGTAGTCTTCTTGCTACGTCTCAAATTAAGTATGATATACGCTGGGATGCTATCGCACCGTCTAAGGATAATTTTAATGAAAACATTGTAGCACTTTCTAAAGGGCTCTCTGAAGTGCTTGGCAAACCACAGTCATATTATGAAAATAGACTGCGCAAAGCACGTAGCACAAAAAACCGCTATTTATTTATTGCCCGTAAACTAGGTTATGCAGATTATGTAAAAATCAAGTCGTTGCCTTTGTTTAATAAAGGCCAGTTTAGAGGAGGGATCATTGTAGAAGAGCATACAGAGCGTGAGCATCCATTAGAAAAAATGGCAGAACGCACAGTAGGATACGAGCGTCAGGATGATAGTGGGTATTATACGCGCGTAGGTCTAGAAGGAGCATATGGTTATTATCTAAGAGGTAAAGAAGGACGCCGTCTTAAGCAAAAGATTGCAAAAGGAGAGTGGAAACCTTTAGGGATAGGTAATGTCGTAGAGCCTCGCGATGGGTATGATGTCATATCTACCATAGATGTAAATATTCAAGACGTTGCACACAACGCCTTGCTTACTAGTCTCGAAAAATACCAAGCAGATCACGGTTGTGTGGTTGTTATGGAAACTAAGACCGGCGAGATTAAAGCCATCTCAAATTTAGGTCGTACTAAAGAAGGAAAATATTACGAGCGTCTCAATTATGCGGTAGGAGAGGCACACGAGCCTGGGTCTACTTTTAAATTGATGTCTATGGTGGCCGCCTTAGAAGATAAGGTAATAGACTCAAGTACCGTGTTTGATACAGAAAATGGACGAGTAAAATTTTATGACCGTACGGCTATAGATTCTAAGCGTGGAGGTTATGGTAAAATAACAGCTGCAAAAGCGTTTGAGTTGAGTAGTAATACCGCTTTCGCGAAAATGATAAACGATAACTATGCTTCAGATCCAGAAAAGTTTGTAAAACGACTTTTTAATATGGGTCTCAACGATCAGTTAGGGCTAGAGATAAAAGGAGAAGGAAAACCTAATTTTCCGTACCCAGGAGATAAAAACTGGTATGGTACTACCTTGCCTTGGATGGCCTTTGGTTATGGCGTAGAGCTTACTCCATTACAAACACTCACATTTTATAATGCCATTGCAAATGATGGTGAGATGGTAAAACCTCGTTTTATCAAAGAGGTAAAAGAGTGGGATCAAACCATTGAGACTTTTGATAAAGAGGTGATAAACTCACGCATCGCATCTCAGGAAACAATTAATGTTGTTAAGGAGATGATGAAGAAAACAGTAGAGCGTGGTACAGCAAGAAATATCTACAGCAAGGAATTCTCTATGGCTGGAAAGACGGGTACTTGTCAAACAGAGTACTGGATAGAAGCGGGCAGGTACATATCATCTTTTGCAGGATATTTTCCTGCAGATGAGCCTAAGTACTCGTGTATTGTAGTAGTTAATAAGCCTAAAAAATCTATAGGGTTTTATGGTAATGTAGTTGCAGCTCCAGTTTTTAAAGAAATTGCTCAAAAAATATATTCAGATACGCCCGTGGTAGATGAAATAGCACTGCCGGCAGATAATGCTTCTAGCATTACAAATGACTTTCAGAAGTATTATGCAAACGTAAATAAGAGCCATAAGACCATTCCAAATGTAAAAGGAATGCCAGGTATGGACGCTGTGGCATTGCTAGAAAACTTAGGGTTGAAAGTAAACTTTCGCGGAAGCGGAAAAGTAAAAAGCCAGTCTATTAAGGCAGGTGATAAGATAGAAAAGAACAAAACCATTACCCTGCAATTATCGTGA
- a CDS encoding FtsW/RodA/SpoVE family cell cycle protein: MSTSFKDIFAGLQGDKAIWAIVALLALFSFLPVYSAASNLAYIKGDGNTVRFLIKHGMHLVLGFAMLYGVHKIPHHYFKGLSFIALPFVIILLIVTLAQGTTMGGANASRWIKIPILGVGFQTSTFAGVVLMVYVARYLAKIKDKAVTFKETLVPLWLPVAVVLGLILPANFSTTAIIAAMVVALVFLGGYPLKYLGIVIATGIVALLFFVLMAKAFPGMFPNRVDTWISRVENFANDEVDADADYQIEKAKIAIASGGLLGQGPGKSVQKNFLPQSSSDFIYAIIVEEFGLAGAGFLLFLYMLLLFRITVIAHKAETIFAKLVVVGVGLPIVFQALINMAVAVELFPVTGQTLPLVSSGGTSIWMTCLAVGIVLSVSAKRKPTPVKEESELNPLDVLSEAL, encoded by the coding sequence GTGAGTACTAGTTTTAAAGACATATTTGCAGGTTTACAAGGCGACAAAGCTATATGGGCAATTGTTGCTCTACTGGCATTGTTTTCATTTTTGCCAGTATATAGTGCTGCGAGTAACCTTGCTTATATAAAGGGCGACGGTAATACGGTGCGTTTTTTAATTAAGCACGGGATGCACTTAGTACTTGGTTTTGCGATGCTCTATGGCGTGCATAAAATACCACATCATTATTTTAAAGGGCTCTCATTTATAGCATTACCCTTTGTGATTATACTACTTATAGTAACACTAGCCCAGGGTACCACGATGGGAGGTGCAAATGCAAGTAGATGGATTAAGATACCTATACTGGGTGTTGGTTTTCAGACATCAACTTTTGCAGGAGTTGTGCTTATGGTCTATGTAGCGCGTTATCTGGCAAAAATTAAGGATAAAGCAGTGACTTTTAAAGAAACGCTTGTTCCTCTATGGTTGCCTGTGGCGGTAGTGCTGGGACTCATATTGCCAGCCAATTTTTCGACTACGGCAATCATTGCCGCTATGGTGGTTGCACTAGTGTTTTTAGGTGGGTACCCGCTTAAGTATTTGGGTATTGTAATAGCAACAGGTATTGTGGCGCTGTTATTTTTTGTGCTTATGGCAAAAGCTTTTCCAGGGATGTTCCCAAACAGGGTAGACACCTGGATAAGTCGTGTAGAAAACTTTGCAAATGATGAGGTAGATGCAGATGCAGATTACCAAATTGAAAAAGCAAAAATTGCAATTGCCTCAGGTGGTTTATTAGGTCAAGGTCCTGGTAAAAGTGTACAGAAAAACTTCTTGCCACAGTCATCTTCAGATTTTATATACGCCATCATTGTAGAAGAGTTTGGTCTTGCTGGAGCAGGTTTTCTATTGTTCTTATATATGTTATTGCTATTTAGAATAACAGTGATAGCCCATAAAGCCGAAACGATTTTTGCAAAGCTCGTGGTAGTGGGAGTAGGATTGCCTATAGTTTTTCAAGCCCTTATTAATATGGCAGTTGCTGTAGAGTTGTTTCCCGTAACTGGGCAAACATTACCATTAGTGAGTAGTGGAGGTACATCTATATGGATGACCTGTCTCGCTGTAGGAATTGTGTTAAGTGTAAGCGCAAAGCGCAAACCTACACCGGTAAAAGAAGAGAGTGAGTTAAACCCATTAGATGTTTTAAGTGAAGCCTTATAA
- the mraY gene encoding phospho-N-acetylmuramoyl-pentapeptide-transferase, translated as MLYYLFQWLDEAYNLPGAGLFQFSTFRAALAVLLSLILSTVYGERVIKFLQRKQMGEQIRDLGLEGQAEKAGTPTMGGLIIIGATLIPVLLLGDLQNIYIILLIVTTVWMGIIGFLDDYKKKMQKNKDGLAGKYKVIGQVGLGIIVGATMFFHSDITIREEIKQTAGTEQVEITTLRGNDKFDVAHKSLKTTIPFVKYNEIDYSTILTSINEDWQDYAWIIFIPIVIFIITAVSNGANLTDGIDGLAAGTSAIIVLTLGIFAFISGNIIFSDYLNVMYIPGTGEMLIFIAAFVGALIGFLWYNAYPAQVFMGDTGSLTIGGIIAVLAIATRKEWLIPILCGIFLMENLSVVMQVGYFKYTKKKYGEGKRIFLMSPLHHHYQKKGIHESKIVSRFWIVGILLAVLSIITLKIR; from the coding sequence ATGCTGTATTATCTTTTTCAATGGTTAGACGAAGCTTATAACTTGCCAGGTGCAGGCTTGTTTCAGTTCAGTACGTTTAGAGCTGCGCTTGCTGTGTTGCTTTCTTTAATACTATCTACGGTATATGGAGAGCGTGTGATTAAGTTTTTGCAACGCAAGCAAATGGGGGAGCAAATACGGGATCTAGGTCTAGAAGGACAAGCAGAAAAAGCAGGAACACCTACTATGGGAGGTCTCATAATTATAGGTGCTACGTTAATACCTGTACTACTTCTAGGTGACTTGCAAAATATCTATATCATTCTTTTAATAGTAACCACTGTGTGGATGGGAATCATAGGTTTCTTAGATGATTATAAGAAGAAAATGCAAAAAAATAAAGACGGTCTAGCTGGTAAGTATAAAGTTATTGGCCAGGTAGGGCTGGGTATCATTGTAGGGGCAACAATGTTCTTTCATAGTGACATTACCATACGTGAAGAAATCAAGCAAACAGCAGGAACAGAGCAGGTAGAAATCACTACGCTTAGAGGTAATGATAAATTTGACGTAGCTCATAAGAGTCTCAAGACTACTATTCCTTTTGTAAAGTATAACGAGATAGATTACAGCACGATACTTACTAGTATTAATGAAGACTGGCAAGACTATGCGTGGATCATATTTATCCCTATCGTGATTTTTATAATTACAGCTGTTTCAAACGGAGCAAATCTTACAGATGGTATAGATGGTCTCGCGGCGGGTACGAGTGCTATTATAGTGCTCACGCTAGGCATATTTGCCTTTATATCTGGTAACATCATCTTTAGTGATTATCTCAATGTGATGTATATCCCAGGTACGGGAGAGATGCTCATATTTATTGCTGCGTTTGTAGGAGCACTTATTGGATTCTTATGGTATAATGCTTATCCAGCACAAGTGTTTATGGGTGATACAGGTAGTCTCACTATAGGAGGAATTATAGCGGTACTCGCCATTGCTACTAGAAAAGAATGGCTCATTCCTATTTTATGCGGGATTTTCTTAATGGAGAATCTCTCTGTGGTAATGCAAGTAGGATATTTTAAATACACAAAAAAGAAATATGGAGAAGGTAAGCGCATCTTCTTGATGTCACCATTACACCATCATTATCAAAAGAAAGGTATTCACGAGAGTAAAATTGTTTCCCGCTTTTGGATTGTGGGGATATTGCTTGCGGTACTTTCTATCATAACATTAAAAATTAGATAA
- the rsmH gene encoding 16S rRNA (cytosine(1402)-N(4))-methyltransferase RsmH produces MDYHNPVLLNETVDGLDIKPDGVYVDVTFGGGGHSREILSRLGENGRLYGFDQDPDAAQNVPDDSRFVLIPENFRFIKRFLRFHGHKKVDGILGDFGVSSHQFDVAERGFSTRFESDLDMRMNQKDDLSAYNVVNDYAEEDLRQVFWQYGELRNAPKLASAIVMARGSAPIKTSEQLKKVLAAFLPKHREHKILAQIYQAIRIEVNQEIEVLKEFLLQTEQLLEPGGRISLISYHSLEDRLVKRYIRNGLFEGEPEKDMYGNFDVPFKKVGRLIVPSKEEIKSNNRARSAKLRIAAKV; encoded by the coding sequence ATGGATTATCATAACCCAGTTTTATTAAATGAGACCGTAGATGGTCTTGACATAAAGCCAGATGGTGTTTATGTAGATGTCACATTTGGCGGTGGAGGTCACTCTAGGGAGATTTTGAGCAGGCTAGGTGAAAATGGCAGGCTGTATGGTTTTGATCAAGATCCAGATGCAGCGCAAAATGTGCCAGATGATAGCAGGTTTGTGCTCATACCAGAAAACTTTAGGTTCATAAAGCGCTTCTTGCGTTTTCACGGGCATAAAAAGGTAGATGGTATTCTGGGAGATTTTGGTGTGAGTTCACATCAGTTTGATGTTGCAGAGCGAGGTTTTTCTACGCGTTTTGAAAGTGATCTTGATATGCGTATGAACCAGAAGGATGATCTCTCTGCTTATAACGTAGTAAATGATTATGCAGAGGAGGATCTAAGGCAAGTGTTCTGGCAGTATGGAGAGTTGCGCAATGCGCCTAAGCTTGCTAGTGCAATTGTTATGGCGAGAGGTAGTGCGCCTATAAAAACAAGCGAGCAACTTAAAAAAGTACTTGCGGCCTTTCTGCCAAAACATAGAGAGCATAAAATACTTGCACAGATTTATCAAGCAATACGCATAGAGGTAAATCAAGAGATTGAGGTTCTTAAAGAGTTTTTGCTTCAGACTGAGCAACTGCTTGAGCCGGGTGGGAGAATAAGTCTTATAAGTTATCACTCTCTTGAAGATAGATTGGTAAAGCGTTACATACGCAATGGTCTTTTTGAAGGAGAGCCAGAAAAAGATATGTACGGCAATTTTGACGTGCCGTTTAAAAAAGTAGGGCGATTAATTGTGCCTAGCAAAGAAGAAATAAAGAGTAATAATAGAGCTCGTAGTGCAAAGCTTAGAATAGCTGCAAAAGTGTAG